The following proteins come from a genomic window of Lolium rigidum isolate FL_2022 chromosome 5, APGP_CSIRO_Lrig_0.1, whole genome shotgun sequence:
- the LOC124656639 gene encoding stress response protein NST1-like, producing the protein MDLAEPTFPVSSTATVAAPAPAGPHSGGSKSVLDGMAGPSMKSVHLEELAGSSMKPVHLEEMAGPSMKPVHLEEMAGPSMKPVHLEELDPEGDVDKQRLKWETINEEQQVWDALDEQRKLSKKEERKQRQEERKQRQEERRQKQEERRLKQEYNKKIKLEVAARRKELQDRKKKQAIELNDRRKDMKKKSKMVRAEGGGSPCGVTRSPGVNMLRSRLGVLANVAASKRGRSLSDMDGSPPSQKNAKSTPRSPSTLRSPSMPRSPSSLTAVKSAIDNIRESVKYVKSSQTRLDNFNEVVARVAFSTGQRVVSDYRSRLKSTTVEALICLQDWLKHVQSLAHVVDDDDL; encoded by the exons ATGGATCTGGCGGAGCCTACCTTCCCCGTGTCCTCCACTGCGACCGTGGCCGCTCCGGCACCAGCAGGGCCGCACAGCGGCGGGAGCAAGTCCGTGCTCGACG GGATGGCTGGCCCATCCATGAAGTCGGTTCACCTCGAAGAATTGGCTGGCTCATCCATGAAGCCGGTTCACCTCGAAGAAATGGCTGGCCCATCCATGAAGCCGGTTCACCTCGAAGAAATGGCTGGCCCATCCATGAAGCCGGTTCACCTCGAAGAATTGGATCCCGAGGGTGATGTTGACAAGCAGAGGCTAAAGTGGGAAACCATCAATGAGGAGCAGCAGGTGTGGGATGCCCTCGATGAGCAGCGGAA ATTGAGCAAGAAAGAGGAGAGGAAGCAGAGACAAGAGGAGAGGAAGCAGAGACAAGAAGAGAGGAGGCAGAAGCAAGAAGAGAGGAGGCTAAAGCAAGAGTACAACAAAAAGATTAAATTGGAGGTGGCTGCAAGGAGGAAAGAGCTACAAGATAGGAAGAAGAAGCAAGCGATTGAGCTAAATGATAGGAGGAAGgatatgaagaagaagtcgaagaTGGTGAGAGCAGAA ggAGGAGGTTCTCCTTGCGGAGTGACCAGGTCTCCTGGAGTGAATATGCTGAGGTCTCGTCTTGGAGTTCTTGCAAACGTGGCAGCTTCGAAAAGAGGGAGGTCGCTGTCGGATATGGATGGGAGTCCCCCTTCACAGAAAAATGCCAAGTCTACACCGAGGTCGCCATCTACGCTGAGGTCGCCATCTATGCCGAGGTCACCATCTTCATTGACAGCAGTGAAAAGTGCAATTGATAATATAAGAGAAAGTGTGAAATATGTGAAGAGCTCTCAGACTCGATTGGATAACTTCAATGAAGTAGTTGCACGAGTTG CTTTTAGTACTGGACAACGAGTTGTAAGCGACTACAGAAGTAGATTGAAGAGTACAACTGTTGAAGCCCTAATATGTCTTCAGGATTGGCTAAAACATGTTCAGTCACTTGCTCAtgttgtggatgatgatgatctgTGA